The Zygosaccharomyces rouxii strain CBS732 chromosome G complete sequence genome contains a region encoding:
- a CDS encoding uncharacterized protein (similar to uniprot|P38355 Saccharomyces cerevisiae YBR287W ZSP1), with translation MITETFTFAHLAYLVFEAVLQAVLVAVSGFWAAHVGLLPKAAQKYISLLNVDLFTPALIFSKLGRNLSLAKIVEISIIPLFFALTTTISFFCGKVTSRIMKLDKDESNFVVANSVFGNSNSLPVSLTLSLAYSLPNLTWDQIPNDNRDNVASRGLLYLLIFQQIGQMLRWSWGYNTLMRWSGENQHHMPPSQVQAHLEARRQDQESSSQNNGNDAQYMEHPESGGVITSSFWSKFWNRAKMLGSKIKSQLNPPLYSMLIAVLVAAIPPIQHELYHEDGFVNNTFAAAIDQLGVVSIPLILLVLGSNLYPSEDTLNKTHNHKKLVIGSIFGRMILPSCVLLPIIAVAVKYINVSILDDPIFLVVGFLLTVSPPAIQLTQITQLNEFFEAEMASILFWGYVVLSLPVSILVVSGAIYTLQWAEGGQLG, from the coding sequence ATGATAACCGAAACGTTTACGTTTGCTCACCTTGCGTATTTGGTGTTTGAAGCTGTATTACAAGCAGTTCTCGTAGCGGTTTCAGGGTTTTGGGCTGCCCATGTTGGTCTTTTGCCAAAAGCTGCTCAAAAATACATTTCATTGCTAAATGTCGATCTTTTCACACCAGCGCTAATCTTCAGCAAACTGGGAAGAAACCTTTCATTGGCCAAGATTGTGGAAATTTCTATTATTCCTCTGTTCTTTGCACTTACTACAACGATCTCTTTTTTCTGTGGTAAGGTAACTTCAAGGATTATGAAACTGgataaagatgaatctAATTTCGTTGTAGCTAATTCAGTATTTGgtaattcaaattctctACCGGTTTCCTTAACCCTTTCGTTGGCATACAGTTTACCCAATTTGACTTGGGATCAAATTCCCAATGACAACAGGGATAATGTAGCATCAAGAGGATTGCTGTACCTGTTGATCTTCCAACAGATTGGTCAAATGTTGAGATGGTCCTGGGGTTATAACACCTTAATGAGATGGAGCGGTGAAAATCAACACCATATGCCACCTTCCCAGGTTCAAGCTCATTTGGAGGCAAGAAGACAAGATCAAGAAAGTAGCAGTCAAAATAACGGTAATGATGCACAATATATGGAACATCCTGAAAGTGGTGGAGTGATTACAAGCTCATTTTGGTCCAAGTTTTGGAATCGTGCTAAGATGTTGGGTTCAAAAATAAAGTCTCAATTGAATCCACCATTGTACTCTATGTTAATTGCTGTATTAGTCGCTGCAATTCCACCAATTCAACATGAATTGTATCATGAAGATGGTTTCGTTAACAATACTTTTGCTGCAGCCATTGATCAATTAGGTGTTGTCTCCATTCCATTAATTTTATTGGTTTTAGGTTCCAATCTTTATCCATCTGAAGATACTTTAAACAAGACTCATAATCATAAGAAATTGGTTATCGGTTCTATTTTTGGTAGGATGATTTTGCCTTCATGTGTCTTGTTACCAATTATTGCAGTTGCGGTCAAATATATCAATGTTAGTATTTTGGACGATCCAATTTTCTTAGTGGTTGGATTTTTGTTAACCGTATCTCCACCAGCAATTCAATTAACTCAAATTACTCAGttgaatgaatttttcgaagCTGAAATGGcatcaattttattctgGGGATATGTCGTACTAAGTTTACCAGTGAGTATTTTAGTGGTATCTGGTGCCATTTATACGTTACAATGGGCAGAAGGTGGCCAACTGGGGTAG
- the SMC3 gene encoding cohesin subunit SMC3 (similar to uniprot|P47037 Saccharomyces cerevisiae YJL074C SMC3 Subunit of the multiprotein cohesin complex required for sister chromatid cohesion in mitotic cells also required with Rec8p for cohesion and recombination during meiosis phylogenetically conserved SMC chromosomal ATPase family member), whose amino-acid sequence MYIRRVVIKGFKTYRNETIIDNFSPHHNIVIGSNGSGKSNFFAAIRFVLSNDYANLKREERQGLIHQGSGSVMSASVEIVFHDPSHRIILPSGIPPRENDEVFVRRTVGLKKDDYQLNDRNVTKSDVVRMLESAGFSMSNPYNIVPQGRIVALTNAKDRERLHLLEEVVGAKSFEVKLRASLKKMDETEKKRAQIAQEMEELVGKLKEMEEEQKELERYNSLERNRKVFQFTLYDRELNDVINQIERLDGDYNATVHSSGDYIKELDQREEMISQVSKELQQLESSLKIKESTELQQSKDKNSELSTELANLNVKITDLESQIQLHDEQVKIDETNLQIINEAVQQNQRQLEKVEPRFQELNKEETGLKLKLAELRERERDLLLKKGKYADFRTKEERDSWVEQEIKDLRNKLDNLKEVKQNVELERSEIRNKLAAIDEQIDELTDSIQGPGALAELNDLDTELNNTKHLYGQKIDERKELWRTEQRLQSLLEATTNDVKRSEGEVTETMSRDLANGIKSVKEIAEKLKLPDGCVFGTLGELIKVNDKYKKCAEVVGGNSLFHIVVDTDETASLIIQELYRMKGGRVTFLPLNRVYSDPNITYPPNEQASCTPLIKKIRYDARFEKAVKQVFGKTIVVRDLSTGARLAKRFRLNAITLDGDRADKKGALTGGYHDQHKKTRLDLLKKLKDSRSQYKSLVSELELMRQKIQDIDASIDTVNGTTRSLSNKRETILTNMDSWRAKLNNKKTEKIFLEESMQALIVKAEKTETNIRVSEEKISTYLEELSQDFDNELSRAKQAELENLKSSILDIQNKLYMTSEALEGLTNNIDSLNATLNSKLIPQQKELKAKLAETGDSFIAGLKSEVQSMLIVKTTLDNQLEISNEELSGIQEEIKNMSERKKNSEKSLEKANSQQASLLKKLETFQKDAEKSMVKKTTLAARREELQQKIREVGLLAEEALNSFNNLSSGELLQRLNSVNEDISGLSNVNKRAFENFKKFGEKRTELEERAEELDESKSSIQNLITRLKRQKVNAVDSTFNKVSENFSKVFEKLVPRGTAKLIIHRNTDIQEDPNDDEDVNMSDGDENDESRSKSVEAMYSGVSISVSFNSKKNEQQHVEQLSGGQKTVCAVALILAIQMVEPAPFYLFDEIDAALDKQYRTAVASTIKELSENAQFICTTFRSDMLEVADKFYRVKYENKISTVIEVDKRGAIQFIRGNNKFAEM is encoded by the coding sequence ATGTACATCAGAAGGGTTGTCATCAAAGGTTTTAAAACTTATAGAAATGAGACGATCATTGATAACTTTTCTCCTCATCACAATATAGTAATAGGATCAAATGGTTCAGGTAAGTCGAATTTCTTCGCAGCTATAAGATTCGTTCTAAGTAATGACTATGCCAACTTGAAAAGAGAGGAAAGACAAGGTTTAATCCACCAAGGATCAGGATCTGTTATGAGTGCATCTGTGGAAATAGTATTCCATGATCCAAGCCATCGAATAATTCTACCGTCTGGTATTCCTCCAAgagaaaatgatgaagttttcGTAAGAAGAACAGTTGGATTGAAGAAGGATGATTATCAGTTAAACGATAGAAATGTAACGAAAAGTGATGTTGTTAGAATGCTAGAAAGCGCAGGATTTTCAATGAGTAACCCATATAACATTGTTCCTCAGGGCCGTATAGTAGCATTAACAAACGCAAAGGATAGGGAAAGGTTACATCTTTTAGAAGAAGTGGTAGGCGCTAAGTCATTTGAAGTTAAATTGAGAgcatctttgaagaagatggacGAAActgagaagaaaagagcCCAAATTGCCCAAGAgatggaagaattggtgGGTAAATTAAAGGAAatggaagaagaacagaagGAATTAGAGAGGTATAATAGCTTAGAACGAAATCGTAAAGTTTTCCAGTTTACCTTGTACGATagagaattgaatgatGTGATAAATCAGATTGAAAGGCTAGATGGCGACTACAATGCCACGGTACATTCATCTGGGGACTACATTAAGGAATTAGATCAAAGAGAGGAAATGATATCTCAGGTCTCCAAAGAGTTacaacaattggaatcatCACTGAAAATAAAGGAATCAACGGAATTACAACAATCGAAGGACAAAAATTCAGAATTATCGACAGAATTAGCTAATTTAAATGTCAAAATTACAGATTTGGAATCACAGATTCAATTACACGATGAACAAGTTAAAATAGATGAAACGAATTTACAAATAATCAACGAAGCTGTTCAGCAAAATCAAAGACAACTGGAAAAGGTAGAGCCtagatttcaagaattgaataagGAAGAAACCggattaaaattgaaattggcaGAATTAcgagaaagagaaagagatttgcttttgaaaaaaggtAAATACGCTGATTTTAGGACTAAGGAAGAACGTGATTCTTGGGTAGAACAAGAGATTAAAGATCTCAGGAACAAATTGGACAACCTCAAAGAAGTGAAACAAAATGTAGAATTAGAACGCAGCGAGATCAGAAACAAATTAGCAGCCATAGATGAACAGATCGACGAGTTGACAGATTCTATACAGGGCCCAGGGGCATTAGCTGAATTGAACGATTTAGATACTGAACTTAATAATACAAAGCATCTTTATGGTCAAAAGATTGATGAACGGAAAGAGCTTTGGAGAACGGAACAGAGGTTACAATCGCTTTTGGAAGCCACAACAAACGATGTTAAAAGATCAGAAGGTGAAGTCACTGAAACTATGAGCAGGGATCTGGCAAATGGTATTAAGAGCgttaaagaaattgcagaaaagTTAAAACTACCAGATGGATGTGTATTTGGCACTTTGGGAGAACTTATTAAAGTGAATGATAAGTATAAAAAATGTGCCGAAGTCGTGGGCGGCAATTCCCTTTTTCACATTGTGGTGGATACAGACGAAACTGCATCTCTAATAATACAGGAATTATACAGAATGAAAGGTGGCAGGGTCACTTTTCTACCATTGAACAGAGTTTACAGCGACCCAAACATTACCTATCCACCAAATGAGCAAGCCTCGTGTACACCTCtgataaagaaaatcaGGTATGATGCAAGGTTTGAAAAAGCTGTCAAACAAGTGTTTGGGAAAACTATTGTAGTAAGAGATCTTTCTACGGGAGCGAGGCTCGCTAAAAGATTCAGGCTCAATGCAATTACTCTAGATGGAGATAGAGCTGATAAGAAAGGTGCTCTAACGGGTGGTTACCATGATCAACATAAAAAGACCAGATTAGATCTTCTGAAAAAACTCAAAGATTCCAGATCTCAATACAAGTCGCTAGTCTCTGAACTGGAACTTATGAGGCAGAAGATACAGGATATCGATGCAAGCATCGATACCGTAAATGGTACAACTAGATCACTATCAAATAAGAGGGAAACGATTTTAACGAATATGGATAGCTGGAGGGCTAAACTAAATAATAAAAAGACAGAGAAAATCTTCTTAGAGGAATCCATGCAGGCATTGATTGTAAAGGCTGAAAAGACGGAAACTAATATTAGGGTTAGTGAGGAAAAAATATCCACATATCTCGAGGAACTATCCCAAGATTTTGATAACGAACTGTCTAGGGCTAAACAAGCAGAGTTGGAAAACTTGAAATCATCTATTTTGGATATTCAGAATAAATTATACATGACTTCCGAAGCTCTTGAAGGTTTAACCAACAACATAGACTCTCTTAATGCCACATTGAACTCAAAGTTGATTCCACAGcagaaggaattgaaagCAAAACTTGCCGAAACAGGGGACTCCTTTATTGCAGGATTGAAAAGTGAAGTTCAGTCTATGTTAATCGTGAAAACGACTTTGGACAACCAGCTTGAGATttcaaatgaagaattgagtGGCATACAAGAGGAGATAAAGAATATGTctgaaaggaaaaagaacaGTGAAAAATCCCTAGAGAAAGCTAACAGCCAACAAGCttctcttttgaagaaactggaAACTTTTCAGAAGGATGCAGAGAAATCCATGGTCAAGAAGACTACACTTGCCGCCAGACGTGAAGAATTGCAACAAAAAATCCGCGAGGTGGGCCTTCTCGCTGAAGAAGCATTGAACAGCTTCAACAATTTATCAAGTGGGGAATTGCTTCAAAGACTAAATTCTGTAAATGAGGATATTTCAGGCTTGAGTAATGTGAATAAAAGAgcatttgaaaactttaagaaatttggagaaaagaGAACGGAATTGGAGGAAAGGGCAGAAGAACTTGatgaatccaaatcttctatTCAGAATTTAATAACAAGGCTTAAAAGACAAAAAGTCAATGCGGTAGATTCAACGTTTAACAAGGTTTCGGAAAACTTCTCTAAGGTATTTGAGAAATTAGTACCTCGAGGCACCGCCAAGCTTATCATCCATCGAAATACTGATATTCAAGAAGATCCtaatgatgacgaagatgtGAATATGAGTGACggtgatgaaaatgatgagaGCCGTTCAAAGTCAGTTGAAGCGATGTATTCTGGTGTTTCAATATCAGTTTCTTTCAACTCCAAAAAAAACGAACAACAGCATGTGGAACAACTATCCGGTGGTCAGAAAACGGTTTGTGCCGTGGCGCTCATCTTGGCTATTCAAATGGTAGAGCCTGCACCCTTTTATCTTTTTGACGAAATTGACGCAGCTCTAGATAAACAGTATAGAACGGCGGTTGCCAGTACCATTAAAGAACTATCTGAAAACGCTCAATTCATTTGTACCACTTTCAGATCCGACATGCTTGAAGTTGCAGATAAGTTTTATCGAGTCAAGTAcgaaaataaaatatccACTGTAATCGAAGTGGATAAGAGAGGAGctattcaattcattcGCGGTAACAACAAATTTGCGGAGATGTAA